One window from the genome of Gemmatimonadota bacterium encodes:
- a CDS encoding IS256 family transposase, translating into MTYPKDIKITQREQFALLNDPDFLNQAITRFLQQFLEAEITSFLQAEPYQRTSDRTGYRNGYKPRVLKTRVGRIELCVPQDREGRFSSELFSRFQRSEKALILALQKAYVQGVSTRKVTKITEALCGTSVSKSQVSELCQDLDADITAWRGRPLEQAYPYLIIDATYLHIRSLGQVASEAVLIVSGISGSGHRDILAIAVAHTETEAVYAALFKDLKKRGLKGVHLVISEHHEGLQNAIKRHFQGASWQHCQTHFHRNIKGITPPKYQREVAQALKDVFNAPDQASAQERLSSLMDTYEEILPNVVEKIDQDIIHALACFHFPQKHQRRIRTTNLLERLNREIKRRADVVQIFPNRQACERLIGALCMEWSDEWITGRRYLDMTD; encoded by the coding sequence ATGACTTACCCCAAAGATATTAAAATTACTCAAAGAGAGCAATTTGCACTTTTGAATGACCCTGATTTTCTCAATCAGGCCATCACACGCTTCCTCCAGCAGTTCCTCGAAGCGGAGATCACGTCGTTTTTACAAGCAGAACCCTATCAAAGAACCAGCGACCGTACGGGCTACCGTAATGGGTATAAACCGCGTGTTCTCAAGACGCGCGTAGGCCGTATCGAACTGTGCGTTCCTCAAGATCGGGAAGGGCGATTTAGCAGCGAGTTATTCTCACGGTTTCAACGCAGTGAAAAAGCGCTGATTCTTGCCCTTCAAAAGGCGTATGTGCAAGGGGTCTCCACACGCAAAGTGACAAAGATCACAGAAGCCTTATGTGGGACCAGCGTCTCAAAGTCTCAGGTCAGTGAACTTTGTCAAGACCTTGATGCAGACATTACTGCCTGGCGGGGGCGTCCCCTTGAGCAAGCATACCCTTATCTGATCATTGATGCGACTTATCTCCACATCCGATCTCTTGGACAGGTCGCTTCTGAGGCCGTCTTAATCGTTTCTGGGATCTCAGGGAGTGGGCACCGAGACATTTTGGCCATTGCCGTGGCGCACACTGAGACAGAAGCTGTGTATGCGGCCTTGTTTAAAGACCTTAAAAAGCGTGGGTTAAAGGGTGTGCATCTGGTTATCTCTGAGCATCACGAAGGCTTACAAAATGCCATCAAACGACACTTTCAGGGGGCATCTTGGCAGCATTGTCAAACGCACTTTCACCGAAATATCAAAGGTATCACACCGCCTAAGTATCAACGCGAAGTTGCACAGGCTCTCAAAGACGTTTTCAATGCACCCGATCAGGCCAGTGCACAAGAGCGCCTATCTTCCTTGATGGACACCTATGAAGAGATACTGCCCAATGTGGTGGAGAAGATAGACCAGGATATCATCCATGCTCTGGCCTGCTTCCACTTTCCACAAAAGCACCAAAGACGCATTCGTACGACCAACCTGTTGGAGAGACTCAATCGTGAGATCAAAAGACGTGCCGATGTCGTGCAGATCTTCCCCAACCGGCAGGCTTGTGAACGTCTGATCGGTGCGTTGTGTATGGAATGGTCTGATGAGTGGATCACCGGCAGACGCTATCTGGACATGACGGATTAA